The Stenotrophomonas maltophilia genome includes a region encoding these proteins:
- a CDS encoding LysR family transcriptional regulator, with translation MSVLDNLANLQTFVHAADTRSFVETGRLQGISASAAGKCVARLEHALGVRLFHRSTRSITLTAEGQLFLARCRRILDERDAARTELAQPHATPRGTLRIGLPLVGDLTLPLMAEFMAAYPDIRLDLDFSDRLVDVIEEGFDAVLRVGEPSDSRMNARRLGVFPRRIVASPAYLQRRGTPRTPADLMQHTLLHYRFPSTGKLELWPIHWPDHETPQELPVHMVANTIEARVALALRDIGLAFVPVHSVRDALADGRLVTVLDEHVHSCGIFHLLWPSGRHVLPKLRVFIDFVSARLETVP, from the coding sequence ATGTCAGTCCTGGACAACCTCGCCAATCTGCAGACCTTCGTGCACGCGGCCGATACCCGCAGCTTCGTCGAGACCGGGCGCCTGCAGGGCATCTCGGCCTCGGCCGCCGGCAAATGCGTTGCCCGCCTGGAGCATGCGCTGGGCGTGCGCCTGTTCCACCGCAGCACGCGCAGCATCACCCTCACCGCCGAAGGCCAGCTGTTCCTGGCGCGTTGCCGGCGCATCCTCGACGAGCGCGATGCCGCACGCACCGAGCTGGCACAACCGCACGCCACGCCTCGCGGCACGCTGCGCATCGGCCTGCCACTGGTGGGCGACCTGACCCTGCCGCTGATGGCCGAGTTCATGGCGGCCTATCCCGATATCCGCCTCGACCTCGATTTCAGCGATCGGCTGGTCGACGTCATCGAGGAAGGTTTCGATGCCGTACTGCGCGTCGGCGAGCCCAGCGACTCACGCATGAACGCACGACGCCTGGGTGTGTTTCCACGCCGCATCGTCGCCTCACCCGCCTACCTGCAGCGGCGCGGCACGCCGCGCACACCGGCCGATCTGATGCAGCACACGCTGCTGCACTATCGCTTCCCCAGTACCGGCAAACTGGAACTGTGGCCGATCCACTGGCCCGACCATGAAACACCGCAGGAACTGCCAGTGCACATGGTGGCCAACACCATCGAAGCGCGCGTGGCATTGGCCCTGCGTGACATCGGCCTGGCCTTCGTGCCAGTGCACTCGGTGCGCGATGCGTTGGCCGATGGCCGCCTGGTCACCGTGCTGGACGAGCATGTGCATTCCTGCGGCATCTTCCACCTGCTGTGGCCCTCCGGCCGCCACGTGCTACCGAAACTGCGCGTGTTCATCGACTTCGTCAGCGCACGCCTGGAAACCGTGCCCTAG
- a CDS encoding serine hydrolase domain-containing protein has translation MNAAPSLEPTPTLPSVQRLLQQVHPQRLVGAVVLVREHGVLRHASATGLADRETATPMQRDQLFRLASVSKPLLTTVILRLVAEGVLDLDMPVQRWLPDFRPALADGSTPPISLRQLLSHSSGLGYRFLEADADGPYARAGVSDGLDANPLSLADNVRRIAQAPLLFAPGSQWLYSLGVDVAGAVAEAATGETLQALYERLLAAPLGLRDTAFAARNAARLATPYVSDAPQPHRLQEGEVVAPFEGTVGIEYSLARATDASRFPSAGAGLVGTADDVMAVLEALRDVQRSGLLPSALAAEMASPQVGEQGPPEPAGWGFGLGFAVLRDAAASGTPQNAGTWRWGGAYGHSWFVDPVRGLSVVALTNTLYEGMDGAFVDQLRDAVYADMGTVR, from the coding sequence ATGAATGCCGCTCCTTCCCTTGAACCCACGCCGACACTGCCATCGGTGCAGCGGCTGCTGCAGCAGGTGCACCCGCAGCGCCTGGTCGGTGCGGTGGTGCTGGTGCGCGAGCACGGTGTGCTGCGCCACGCCAGCGCGACCGGGCTGGCCGATCGCGAGACGGCCACGCCGATGCAGCGCGACCAGTTGTTCCGGCTGGCATCGGTCAGCAAGCCGCTGCTGACCACGGTGATCCTGCGCCTGGTAGCAGAGGGCGTGCTCGACCTCGATATGCCGGTGCAGCGCTGGCTGCCGGACTTCCGCCCGGCACTGGCCGACGGCAGCACGCCGCCGATCAGCCTGCGCCAACTGCTCAGCCACAGTAGCGGGTTGGGCTATCGCTTCCTCGAAGCCGATGCCGACGGCCCGTATGCGCGCGCTGGGGTCAGCGATGGCCTGGACGCGAACCCGCTCTCCCTGGCCGACAACGTGCGCCGCATCGCGCAGGCGCCACTGCTGTTCGCGCCGGGCAGCCAATGGCTCTACTCGCTGGGCGTGGACGTTGCCGGTGCCGTTGCCGAAGCAGCGACGGGTGAAACGCTGCAGGCACTGTACGAGCGCTTGCTGGCCGCACCGCTGGGCCTGCGCGACACCGCCTTTGCTGCGCGCAACGCGGCACGCTTGGCCACCCCCTATGTAAGCGACGCGCCGCAGCCGCATCGCCTGCAGGAAGGCGAGGTGGTCGCTCCGTTCGAGGGTACGGTCGGCATCGAATACAGCCTCGCGCGCGCCACCGATGCCAGCCGTTTCCCCTCGGCCGGGGCCGGCCTGGTCGGTACCGCCGATGACGTGATGGCGGTGCTGGAAGCCTTGCGTGATGTGCAGCGTTCAGGCCTCCTGCCGTCCGCACTGGCAGCGGAGATGGCCAGCCCGCAGGTCGGCGAGCAGGGACCGCCGGAACCGGCCGGCTGGGGCTTCGGCCTGGGCTTTGCGGTGCTGCGCGATGCGGCCGCAAGCGGTACGCCGCAGAACGCAGGTACATGGCGCTGGGGCGGTGCCTACGGGCACAGCTGGTTTGTCGATCCTGTGCGCGGGCTGAGCGTGGTGGCGCTGACCAACACCCTTTACGAAGGCATGGACGGTGCCTTCGTCGATCAACTGCGCGATGCGGTGTATGCCGATATGGGGACCGTGCGATGA
- a CDS encoding MFS transporter, with translation MSGHAIDAASPAGEATRLPWAGLLALAGGGFITLLTETLPAGVLRPMGDSLGVSDAAVGQLVSVYALGSVMAALPMTALTQRLPRRPLLLAAIAGFVLVNTLTALSSSYPLILAARFLAGVSGGLLWSLVAGYAARMVVPSLQGRAIAVAMVGSPLALSLGVPAGTLLGQQIGWRWAFALMSVLGVGLLAYARWALPALPAAGAGRRIPLGTVWRMPGVRSALLVMVLYVLAHNVLYTYIEPLAVEAGAGPWLDRLLLAFGVAAIAGIGIAGWGVDRHLRTLVWVAVIGFIVPVLTLLLWPGQATPLLLATILWGVAFGAVPTLFQTALARRAGAAADLAQSMLVTGWNLAIAAGGVAGGVLLQAGGPNQLGWLPLLLLAVSVAWLLARPKAWA, from the coding sequence ATGAGCGGCCATGCCATCGATGCAGCCAGCCCCGCCGGTGAAGCCACGCGCCTGCCATGGGCCGGCCTGCTGGCGTTGGCCGGTGGCGGCTTCATCACGCTGCTGACCGAGACCCTGCCGGCCGGTGTACTGCGGCCGATGGGCGACAGCCTCGGCGTGAGTGATGCGGCGGTCGGCCAGCTGGTCAGCGTGTACGCACTGGGCTCGGTGATGGCCGCCTTGCCGATGACCGCACTGACCCAGCGCCTGCCACGACGCCCCTTGCTGCTCGCCGCGATTGCCGGCTTCGTGCTGGTCAACACGCTGACCGCACTGAGCAGCAGCTATCCGCTGATCCTGGCCGCGCGTTTCCTGGCCGGCGTGAGTGGTGGCCTGCTGTGGTCGCTGGTGGCCGGTTACGCCGCGCGCATGGTGGTGCCGTCGCTGCAGGGCAGGGCAATCGCGGTGGCGATGGTCGGATCGCCGTTGGCGCTGTCACTGGGCGTACCGGCGGGCACCTTGCTGGGCCAGCAGATCGGCTGGCGTTGGGCGTTCGCGCTGATGAGCGTGCTGGGCGTGGGGCTGCTGGCGTATGCGCGTTGGGCACTGCCGGCCTTGCCCGCCGCCGGTGCTGGCCGGCGCATACCGCTGGGCACGGTGTGGCGCATGCCGGGCGTGCGCAGTGCACTGCTGGTGATGGTGCTGTACGTGCTGGCGCACAACGTGCTCTACACCTACATCGAACCGCTGGCGGTGGAGGCCGGCGCCGGCCCGTGGCTGGACCGCCTGCTGCTGGCCTTTGGCGTGGCCGCCATCGCCGGCATCGGCATTGCCGGCTGGGGCGTGGACCGTCATCTGCGCACGCTGGTGTGGGTGGCGGTGATCGGTTTCATCGTGCCGGTGCTGACCCTGCTGTTGTGGCCGGGCCAAGCGACGCCGCTGCTGCTGGCAACGATCCTGTGGGGCGTGGCCTTCGGCGCGGTGCCCACGTTGTTCCAGACCGCATTGGCACGGCGTGCGGGTGCCGCCGCGGATCTGGCGCAGTCGATGCTGGTGACCGGTTGGAACCTGGCCATCGCCGCCGGTGGCGTTGCAGGGGGTGTGCTGCTGCAGGCGGGCGGCCCGAACCAGTTGGGATGGCTGCCGTTGCTGCTGCTGGCGGTGAGCGTGGCGTGGCTGCTGGCACGGCCGAAGGCCTGGGCGTAG
- a CDS encoding EAL domain-containing protein: protein MSRLRVIIGGTALALLAAAVPIAVMAYATWDRAVSVEQQRLRDIAGRTLRRADQSYLEALAALKSAEAGAYDPCGPDHIRRMQTLVMTSPSVDQMGYFEGGKLRCTSWGPFLSDVNQPRSDHVTSDGAGIAVDVRPEASGRRQVLSILYGNYDVLVDPRRFVDVIADPNVRLALASPDGRLLARQDGMDPALLETLLRAPGEGLDHNTLYATARNEEWLAIATTPRTALAATFRQQAWLFVPIGVLLAAIGAGLVIWLSRRRLSLRGELATAIRRRELYLHYQPIIELDTGICVGAEALVRWQRPDGTQVRPDLFIPLAEEAGMIAAVTDLVIENVVRDMRELLVADRSAHIAINLAAEDISSGRALKMISKHMAGSGILPQQIWMEATERGFLDLDRARTMLAQARRAGHSVAIDDFGVGFSSLQYLEQLPLDALKIDKSFIDAIGTESATSPVTPHIIDMAKELGLWVVAEGVETEAQLAYLHTRKVEFAQGWLFSRPLPRDEFVAFHHKRQQRYGAAREHMQNPRSVPIEREGVE, encoded by the coding sequence ATGAGCCGGCTGCGCGTGATCATCGGCGGCACCGCACTGGCGCTGCTGGCCGCAGCCGTGCCGATCGCGGTGATGGCCTATGCCACCTGGGACCGTGCGGTCAGTGTCGAGCAGCAGCGCCTGCGCGACATCGCCGGCCGCACCCTGCGCCGCGCCGACCAGTCTTACCTGGAAGCGTTGGCCGCGTTGAAGTCCGCCGAGGCCGGCGCCTACGATCCGTGCGGGCCGGACCACATCCGGCGCATGCAGACGCTGGTGATGACCTCGCCGTCGGTCGACCAGATGGGCTACTTCGAGGGTGGCAAGCTGCGCTGCACGTCGTGGGGCCCGTTCCTGTCCGACGTCAACCAGCCCAGGTCCGACCACGTCACCAGTGATGGCGCCGGCATCGCCGTGGATGTGCGCCCCGAGGCCAGCGGACGGCGCCAGGTCCTGTCGATCCTGTATGGCAACTACGACGTGCTGGTCGATCCGCGCCGCTTCGTCGATGTCATCGCCGACCCGAACGTGCGCCTTGCCCTGGCCAGCCCGGACGGCCGCCTCCTGGCCAGGCAGGACGGCATGGATCCGGCATTGCTGGAAACCCTGCTGCGCGCGCCCGGTGAGGGCCTGGACCACAACACCCTGTACGCCACCGCGCGCAACGAAGAGTGGCTGGCGATCGCAACCACGCCGCGTACCGCGCTTGCCGCGACCTTCCGCCAGCAGGCCTGGCTGTTCGTGCCGATCGGCGTTCTGCTGGCCGCCATCGGTGCCGGCCTGGTGATCTGGCTGTCGCGTCGCCGCCTGTCCCTGCGCGGCGAGTTGGCCACGGCGATCCGCCGCCGCGAGCTGTACCTGCACTATCAACCCATCATCGAACTGGATACCGGCATCTGCGTCGGCGCCGAGGCGCTGGTACGCTGGCAGCGCCCGGATGGCACCCAGGTGCGGCCGGACCTGTTCATTCCGCTGGCCGAAGAGGCCGGCATGATCGCCGCAGTCACCGATCTGGTGATCGAGAACGTGGTGCGCGACATGCGCGAACTGCTGGTGGCCGACCGCAGCGCGCACATTGCGATCAACCTGGCCGCCGAAGACATCAGCAGCGGCCGTGCGCTGAAGATGATCTCCAAGCACATGGCCGGCAGCGGCATCCTGCCGCAACAGATCTGGATGGAAGCCACCGAGCGCGGCTTCCTCGATCTGGACCGCGCCCGCACGATGCTGGCACAGGCACGTCGGGCCGGGCACAGCGTGGCCATTGATGATTTCGGCGTCGGCTTCTCCAGCCTGCAGTACCTGGAGCAGCTGCCACTTGACGCGCTGAAGATCGACAAGTCGTTCATCGATGCGATCGGCACCGAGAGCGCGACCAGCCCGGTGACGCCGCACATCATCGACATGGCCAAGGAGCTGGGCCTGTGGGTGGTGGCCGAGGGCGTGGAAACCGAGGCACAGCTGGCGTACCTGCATACCCGGAAGGTCGAGTTCGCGCAGGGCTGGCTGTTCTCGCGGCCGCTGCCACGGGATGAGTTCGTGGCGTTCCACCACAAGCGGCAGCAGCGCTATGGCGCGGCGCGGGAGCACATGCAGAATCCGCGCAGCGTGCCGATCGAGCGTGAGGGAGTGGAGTAG